Proteins encoded in a region of the Paenibacillus sp. E222 genome:
- a CDS encoding Gfo/Idh/MocA family protein has translation MNSDRKLRWGIIGSASIAVRSVIPGLQQSELNEVTAIASRDEEKAKQTADQLGISQAYGSYEALLADDSIDAVYIPLPNHLHREWTLRAAEAGKHILCEKPLALTEQEAQEMVQACEDAGVHLAEALMYRHHPRYDQIKDIIASGEIGEIRGIHSTFSFNSSGATGNVRFRRDWGGGSLYDIGCYSISAARLLLGQEPSAATVIGMFSPEHGHVDMMASGLLEFDNHIGVTFDSSMWAAFRNTLEVLGSDGIIEVPSAYISNPDRGSNFFVTVDGERKEIEVPQVNHYSLQGDDMARAVLQGKALRFAPSDAVANMKVLEACLRSAEERTRITL, from the coding sequence ATGAATTCAGATCGAAAATTGCGCTGGGGAATTATTGGTAGCGCTAGCATTGCCGTGCGATCCGTTATTCCAGGTTTGCAGCAATCCGAGTTGAATGAAGTAACCGCCATTGCCAGCCGGGATGAAGAAAAAGCGAAACAAACCGCTGACCAACTCGGCATTTCTCAAGCCTATGGCAGCTATGAAGCTTTACTTGCTGACGATTCCATTGATGCGGTCTACATTCCGCTTCCGAACCATCTGCACCGGGAATGGACACTCCGTGCCGCAGAAGCCGGTAAACATATTTTGTGTGAGAAGCCACTGGCACTGACGGAGCAGGAAGCTCAGGAGATGGTGCAAGCCTGCGAAGACGCTGGTGTGCATCTCGCTGAGGCTCTCATGTACCGACACCATCCACGTTATGATCAAATTAAAGATATTATCGCCAGCGGAGAAATTGGTGAGATCCGCGGCATTCATAGTACATTTTCGTTCAACAGTTCCGGTGCGACAGGTAATGTTCGCTTCCGGCGTGATTGGGGCGGCGGTTCACTGTATGATATCGGCTGTTATTCCATCAGTGCAGCACGCTTGCTGCTTGGCCAAGAGCCATCCGCGGCAACCGTCATTGGCATGTTCTCCCCTGAGCATGGTCATGTGGATATGATGGCTTCCGGCCTGCTTGAGTTTGACAATCATATTGGCGTAACCTTTGACAGCAGCATGTGGGCAGCCTTCCGCAACACACTGGAAGTGCTTGGATCAGATGGCATCATCGAGGTTCCTTCTGCTTATATCAGCAATCCGGACCGGGGCTCCAACTTCTTCGTAACTGTTGACGGTGAGCGTAAGGAGATTGAAGTTCCACAGGTGAATCACTACTCCCTCCAGGGAGACGACATGGCACGAGCTGTACTTCAAGGTAAAGCTCTGCGCTTCGCTCCATCCGATGCTGTAGCCAATATGAAAGTACTCGAAGCTTGTCTTCGTTCAGCAGAAGAACGTACACGAATTACACTATAA
- a CDS encoding sugar phosphate isomerase/epimerase, with product MKKLNIGLQLFTLRDETAADFRGTLRKVAELGYEGVEFAGYGDIPAEEMKALLDELGLKGFSSHVSLHAMREDLQQQIDYLKTIGAQYMICPYLMPEDRPENAEGWTKLFNELQQYGAEATKQGLIFGYHNHDFEFHGQVGDENAFDAMFAQTTPEAVQVEMDVCWVQFAGQNPIEYINKYAGRLPLLHLKDFSKDEQGQMKTLELGQGSVNLPAVIEAATSAGVEWLIVEQDVCQNPPLESVANSHNWLKQNYLNQF from the coding sequence ATGAAAAAACTTAATATTGGTTTGCAATTGTTTACACTCCGTGATGAAACTGCAGCAGATTTCCGTGGAACGTTGCGCAAAGTAGCAGAGCTTGGTTATGAAGGTGTTGAATTCGCCGGATATGGTGACATTCCTGCCGAAGAAATGAAAGCGCTATTGGATGAGCTTGGACTAAAAGGTTTTAGCAGCCACGTTTCATTGCATGCCATGCGTGAAGATTTGCAACAACAAATCGATTACCTCAAAACGATTGGGGCTCAATATATGATCTGCCCTTACCTGATGCCTGAAGATCGTCCAGAGAATGCAGAAGGCTGGACCAAACTGTTCAACGAATTGCAGCAATATGGTGCTGAAGCGACTAAACAAGGTCTGATCTTCGGTTATCATAACCATGATTTTGAATTCCACGGTCAGGTTGGCGACGAAAATGCCTTTGATGCGATGTTTGCTCAAACGACACCTGAAGCGGTTCAAGTGGAAATGGACGTATGTTGGGTACAATTTGCCGGACAAAATCCGATTGAGTATATCAACAAATATGCAGGCCGTCTGCCGTTGCTTCACTTGAAAGACTTCAGCAAAGATGAACAGGGCCAGATGAAGACATTGGAACTGGGACAAGGTTCCGTTAATCTGCCAGCTGTCATTGAAGCGGCTACAAGTGCAGGTGTAGAATGGCTGATCGTGGAACAGGACGTTTGCCAGAATCCACCGCTTGAAAGCGTAGCCAACAGCCACAACTGGTTGAAGCAAAATTACTTGAACCAATTCTAA
- a CDS encoding AraC family transcriptional regulator has protein sequence METSVLICDYSYHYKAFNHNMKGELQTYLFRLQTEGSCKVYVQDEEFKMTGGDLLLLKPGDDYHLVVEEPHKEGRLSSGDYYLFCEGEWIDSWWKRHHRSTVSHIGLDDKLISLWRNMLLEKRRGPLEENIELSDALLRGLCLYIDRAIKENIQTDRSVSSTLKLKRFIEEHATVTFKLEEAARYAGLSLSRAVRLFKEHYGQTMIQYAIEIRLNAALERMKYSDMTLEHIAETCGFASYSYFHRVFRSHFGMSPAEYLKSQAHQSIDLEHV, from the coding sequence TTGGAAACCTCAGTGCTGATCTGTGATTACTCATATCATTACAAGGCGTTCAACCATAATATGAAGGGCGAGTTGCAGACTTATCTGTTCCGTCTGCAAACTGAAGGTTCTTGCAAGGTATATGTGCAGGATGAAGAATTTAAGATGACTGGCGGGGATTTACTGCTGCTCAAACCCGGGGACGATTATCACCTTGTGGTAGAAGAGCCTCACAAGGAGGGCAGGTTGTCCAGCGGAGACTATTACTTGTTCTGTGAAGGGGAATGGATTGATAGCTGGTGGAAGCGTCACCATCGATCCACGGTGAGCCACATCGGACTGGATGATAAATTGATCAGCCTCTGGCGCAATATGCTCCTGGAGAAACGGCGTGGACCGCTGGAGGAAAATATAGAACTGAGTGATGCACTGCTGCGCGGTTTGTGCCTGTATATCGATCGGGCCATCAAGGAGAATATCCAGACGGATCGTTCTGTGTCCTCGACACTGAAGCTGAAACGATTCATTGAAGAACATGCTACTGTCACATTTAAACTCGAAGAAGCCGCCCGCTACGCAGGACTTAGCCTGTCTCGTGCAGTTCGATTGTTTAAGGAGCACTATGGACAAACGATGATTCAGTATGCAATTGAGATTCGGCTGAACGCTGCCTTAGAGCGTATGAAGTACAGCGATATGACCTTGGAGCATATTGCCGAAACATGCGGCTTTGCAAGCTATTCCTATTTTCATCGGGTATTCCGATCCCATTTTGGAATGTCCCCGGCTGAATATCTCAAATCCCAGGCCCATCAATCCATCGATTTGGAGCATGTCTAG
- a CDS encoding Gfo/Idh/MocA family protein, which produces MSKIKVAVFGCGAIAERRHIPEYAANENVELVAFADPIVERAEKMAETYGGKAYSSYEELLANEEVDAVSVCTPNYLHASMAIAAANAGKHVLVEKPMAVTTEEGEQMIEAAKKNGVYLMVGHNQRLMPPHVKAKEILDSGKLGKVLNFRTSFGHPGPEGWSVDGAESWFFRKEEAIMGAMGDLGVHKSDFIRYLLNDEVSEVAGFISTLHKENTKVDDNATCLLRMKSGAIGTLVASWTQYRAGDNSTVLWCENGVMKIGTVEGDEVIVELTNGTVETYKVGAMATNEKQVPSGVIDAFVESIVTQTPPSISGEEGLRSLQVILAAFESEKTGQIVKL; this is translated from the coding sequence ATGAGTAAAATTAAAGTTGCTGTATTCGGCTGTGGTGCTATTGCCGAGCGCAGACATATTCCAGAGTATGCTGCCAATGAGAACGTAGAACTTGTCGCATTTGCCGATCCGATCGTGGAGCGTGCGGAGAAGATGGCCGAAACTTACGGCGGTAAAGCTTACTCCAGCTACGAAGAATTGCTTGCAAACGAAGAAGTGGATGCAGTCAGCGTTTGTACGCCGAACTATCTGCATGCCTCGATGGCCATTGCTGCTGCAAATGCCGGTAAACATGTACTGGTGGAAAAACCGATGGCGGTTACAACCGAAGAAGGCGAGCAAATGATTGAAGCTGCCAAGAAAAACGGTGTGTATCTGATGGTTGGACACAACCAGCGCTTGATGCCTCCACACGTGAAAGCCAAAGAAATCTTGGACTCCGGCAAACTTGGCAAAGTCCTGAATTTCCGTACTTCCTTTGGTCATCCGGGTCCGGAAGGCTGGAGCGTAGACGGTGCAGAAAGCTGGTTCTTCCGCAAAGAAGAAGCGATTATGGGTGCCATGGGTGACCTGGGCGTGCACAAATCGGACTTTATTCGTTATTTGTTGAATGACGAAGTATCCGAAGTTGCTGGTTTTATCAGCACATTGCACAAGGAAAACACCAAAGTTGACGATAACGCGACATGCTTGCTTCGTATGAAGAGCGGTGCAATCGGTACGCTGGTAGCGAGCTGGACACAATACAGAGCAGGAGATAACAGTACGGTTCTGTGGTGTGAAAATGGTGTGATGAAGATCGGAACGGTAGAAGGCGACGAGGTTATTGTTGAGCTGACTAACGGTACGGTTGAAACATACAAAGTTGGCGCAATGGCTACCAACGAGAAACAAGTACCGAGCGGCGTTATTGACGCATTTGTAGAGTCGATTGTAACGCAAACACCGCCAAGCATTTCCGGTGAAGAAGGTCTGCGTTCCCTGCAAGTGATTCTGGCAGCATTCGAATCCGAAAAAACGGGTCAGATCGTGAAGCTGTAA
- a CDS encoding aldo/keto reductase, protein MEYIEIAGAGKPISRLIKGTDYFYHDAYEKAATNMDAFLAIGGNTVDSAHIYCGGQSEEVLGRYMQERGNRNEIVILTKGAHHDQNGPRVNADAIRSDLLTSLERLQTEHVELYALHRDDPNIPVGVILEALNEHIESGKIGAIGASNWTWQRLEEANAYAAANGLKGFTFSSPNLSLAKANEPFWAGCVSADEETLAWHERTKLPLLSWSSQARGFFTGRFTPEVRDNEDLVRVFYSDGNWERLHRAEQLAASKNTTPIQIALAYVLNQPFPTCALIGAQNRAELLSCDEGSRITLTREELDWLDLGSHVKPSV, encoded by the coding sequence ATGGAATACATTGAAATTGCTGGTGCAGGCAAACCTATCTCCCGATTAATTAAAGGAACCGATTATTTCTACCATGATGCCTATGAAAAAGCAGCTACGAACATGGATGCATTCCTGGCGATTGGCGGTAATACCGTTGACTCCGCGCATATTTATTGTGGCGGGCAGAGTGAAGAAGTGCTCGGACGTTATATGCAGGAACGGGGTAACCGTAACGAGATCGTTATTTTGACCAAAGGTGCGCATCATGACCAGAACGGCCCACGCGTTAACGCTGATGCTATCCGCAGCGACCTTCTTACCAGTCTGGAACGGTTGCAAACGGAACATGTGGAGCTATATGCCCTGCATCGGGACGATCCCAACATTCCGGTTGGCGTAATTCTCGAAGCGTTGAATGAACATATTGAATCCGGCAAAATCGGCGCGATTGGCGCCTCCAACTGGACCTGGCAGCGGCTGGAGGAAGCTAACGCTTATGCTGCAGCTAACGGTCTGAAAGGTTTCACATTCAGCAGTCCTAACCTCAGTCTTGCCAAAGCAAACGAACCGTTCTGGGCAGGATGTGTATCGGCAGACGAAGAAACGTTGGCATGGCATGAGCGCACCAAGCTTCCATTGCTGTCTTGGTCATCCCAGGCTCGCGGCTTCTTTACCGGACGATTCACACCTGAAGTGCGGGATAATGAAGATCTTGTTCGTGTATTTTACAGTGACGGCAACTGGGAACGTTTGCACCGGGCGGAACAATTGGCAGCGTCGAAAAATACCACGCCAATTCAGATTGCACTTGCTTATGTATTGAACCAACCCTTCCCGACATGTGCGCTGATTGGCGCTCAAAATCGGGCGGAACTGCTCTCCTGTGACGAAGGTTCTCGCATCACATTAACCCGTGAGGAACTGGATTGGCTGGACCTGGGCAGTCATGTGAAGCCAAGCGTTTAA